A stretch of DNA from Betaproteobacteria bacterium:
CCAGGAAGGCGAAAAGGGCCGCGAGCTTTGCCACCACGATCTGCGTAATGGACACGGGCGCGGAGATCAGGAAGACCAAGGTTTGATTGCGCCGCTCTTCGGCGATCAAGCGCATGGACAGCAGCGGCACCACCATCAACATGAATATGGCGGCGGTGCCGAACACCGGCGTGATGACCCACTCGGTGATGCCGGGAGCGCCCGGGTTGGCGGCGATTTGCATCTGAACATCCAAGTAGGATTGCAGCCTGGACAGGAAAATCCAGGCGCATACCAGCTGTAAAAATGCGAGCACCACCCACGCCAAGGGCGAGGAGAACAGGATGCGCAATTCCTTGGCGGCGATAGTTCGGATCATGCGGCCCCCTTGGCCAGCGGCGCGGGCTCATCGCCCTGCGTCAGTTGCGCGAAAACGTCCTCCAAGGAGGCTTCCTCGCCCGCCAAATGGAAAAGCCCCCAATTGCCCTCCACCGCTGCGCGCACCAGCGCGTCGGTGGGGTCCTGGTGGTCCGCGTGAAACACCCGCAATAATCCGTCACGCCCCGGTTCCACCGCCGTGACCCCAGGCAGCGCCTTGATGTTGTCCATGGAAGGGGAATGTCGCAGGCCAAGGCGAATGGTCTGAGCCTTGCGCGAGCGCTTCAGGGCCTCGATGCTGTCGTTGTAGACGATAGTGCCCTGATACATGATTTGCACGCGATCGCATATGGCCTCCACCTCGGGCAGGATGTGCGTGGAGAGGATGACGCTGTGCTTGCCTCCCAGTTCGCGAATGAATTCCCGGATGTCGCGAATTTGATTGGGGTCCAATCCCACGGTGGGCTCATCCAGTATCACCACGTCCGGGGAATGGATGATGGCCTGCGCGATGCCCACGCGTTGCTGGTAACCCTTGGAAAGGGTCCCGATCACCCGCCCTCCGGCGTCCCACAACCCGCACTTGCGTTTGGCGTTGGCCACCGCCTCGGTGGCCTGCTGCTTGGGAACGCGGTGCAGCCGGGCGGCCAGGCGCAAGAACTCGTCCACGGTGAGTTCGCGATACAAGGGAGGCGATTCGGGCAGATAGCCGATACGAGTTTTCGCTTGCGTGGGATGTTCCAGCAGATCCACGCCGCAAATGCTGACGCTGCCCGTGGTGGGGGCGAGATTCCCCGTGAGCATTTGCATCGTGGTGGTCTTACCAGCGCCGTTGGGGCCGAGTAGGCCTAATACTTCGCCACGGCGCAATTCGACATTGACGTCCCGCACGGCGCGCTTATCCCCGTAGTTGCGGGACAGATCCTGGGCGGATACCGTTACTTCAGATTGGTTGGATTCGCTCATGTAGGAATGCAAATGGAATAACTGGACGCCAAGTGAAGCACGAGTTAACCACGATTGATCCACGTTGGGTTAGCATGGGCAGGTAACTTGCTCCTGGTTTTTCCCGAGTGGCTTGAGGCGGGCCGCAAATATACCTAAACTGGAGCCCATATTGAAAGACGTTCGCGCTTGGGCTTACCCGTCGCGACCCAGTTACAAACCCCAGCGCGGCAGCCCGGTAACGAGTTGAGCGCCCAGTAAGTAAGGATTTTGCCATGCCCATGCCGCAGGGTTCGGTTTTTATCTCCGTAGTTTATTTGCTGGTGTTCGGGGGCTGCGCGCAGTCCGGCACGGCTGTAAGGCCCGCTTCGAACTCTGTCCATCTTGCTTTCTCGGACGTGCTTTTGAGCCAGCTGAGCGATCCAGCCGAGGACAACGCCAGTGAAGGGATCACTCCCGGTGGCGATGAGCGCGCCCAGGGCGCCGCGGAGGAAGCTGTTCCGCGCGGCTCGCTTCCCCAGCGAGCTCTCGACCAGGAAATCCTCTACAAGTTCCTGTTGAGCGAAATCGCGGGCCAGCGCGGTAACGCCCAACTTGCCGCCCAGGGTTACTACGATCTTGCCAAGAGCACGCGCGATCCGCGCTTGGCGAAGCGGGCCGCGGAAGCGGCGTCCCACGCCAAGATGAATGCCCTTGCGCTGGATGCGGCATTGCTTTGGTACGACACGGACAAGGGCAATAAGCAGGCGCAACAAGCCCTCGCCAATGCCTTTGTATCGGCCAACAAGCTCCAGGAAGCCAAACCCCATCTTCAGCAACTCATCGCCAAGGAAAGTAATCCCGTGCAGGCGCTCTTGCAGCTCAACAACCTGCTGTCGCGCCACCAGGATAAGAATGCTGTACTCACCTTGGTGAGGGACGTGGCGAAGTCCTACCCCAAAGCCCCCGAGGCTCATTTCGCCGTCGCGCAGGCCGCGGTGGGTGCGAGCAAGTTCGATGTGGCGTCCGCGGAAATCAAGGAGGCACTCAAGCTCAAACCCGATTGGGAGGCCGCGCATCTTTTCAACGCCCAATTGATCCAGCAAAGCGAATCGCCCGCGAAGGCCCAGGAATATTTGCGCGGCGTCGTGGAGCAATACCCCAAAGCCAAGGATCTGCGGCTGGCATACGCGCGCGCGCTGGTGAACGGCAAGCAGTTGCCCGCCGCGAAAGCTCAGTACGAGAAATTACTGGAAGAATTACCCAATCACGCGGATTTGGTGGTGACCACCGGTCTCATCAGCTTGCAGCTCAACGATTTTCCCTCGGCGGAACGCTATCTCAAGCGCGCACTCGACCTGAATTACAAGGATCCCGAAGCCATCAAGTTCTATCTCGGGCAGACCTTCGAGGAGCAAAAACGGACCGGCGAGGCCATGAAGTGGTATCAGTCCGTGGAAGGCGGCGAACAATACGTTTCCGCGCACACGCGCTATGCTTTTTTTCTTGCCAAGCAAAACAAATTGAGCGAAGCGCGCCAGCACCTGAAACAAGTGCGCGCGGAGGACGAGGAGCAGAGGATTCAACTCACGCAAGCCGAAGCTCATATATTGCGCGAGGCCAAATCTTTCCAGGAATCCTACGATCTGCTCAAGAAAGCGCTCGAAGGAAAGCCTGACCACCTCTATTTGCTCTACGATCTCGCCATGGTGGCGGAGCGCTTGCAGAAGATCGACGTGCTGGAATCGAGCCTCCGGCGCGTGATCCAGCTCAAACCCGACCACGCCCAAGCCTACAACGCCCTGGGTTACACGCTGGCCGATCGCAACGAACGCTTGCCCGAAGCCAAGCAGTACGTCGAGAAGGCATTGAAGCTCTCCCCTGGGGACGCCTTCATTCTCGACAGTCTAGGTTGGGTGCACTACCGCATGGGCAATCACAAGGAAGGCTTGGAGTATTTGCAGCAGGCCTTCGCCCAGCGCCAGGATCCAGAGATAGCGGCGCACCTGGGGGAAGTTCTTTGGAAGAATGGCCGCCAGGCGGACGCGGAGAAAATTTGGCGCGATTCCCTCAAGGAGCATCCCGAGAACGATGTGCTGGTGGACACCGTCAAGCGCTTCCTGCGCTGAGTTCCGGCGCGGAGAGTGCGTTCCTGCTTGGTAGGTCTTGTCGCGGCGTTGGTGCTCACAGGGTGCGCGAGTAGCGCCAAGCGAGACCTCGCGCCAGCTGACCCAGCGGCCATTGAAAGTTTCGAGCTCAGCGGCCGGGTGAGCGTCAAGGTCAAGGCGGAGAATAAGGGTTATCCGGGAAAGATACGCTGGCAGCACCAAGGTGCGATGGAGGATCTATGGATCTATACGCCTCTCGGTAATCTCGTGGCCCATCTGGAGCAAGACGAGAACACTGCGGCGATCACCACGGCGGAAGGGGAGGAATACCGCGCCGGCACCCTGGCTTTTCTCGCGCGCGATGTCCTGGGCTACGATCTGCCCATCGATGCCTTGCAATACTGGGTCCGCGGCCTAGAGTGGCCAAAGGGCCGCACGAGCCGCGTGGTGAAAGATGACAAAGGGCGCTTGGCCGTGCTGGCACAGGACCACTGGGAAGTGTCCTATCAAGCGTGGGGCGATCACGATGGGTTACCCTCGAAAATGATCGTGGAAAACGAAGAGATGAAGCTAAGCCTGGTCATAGACCAGTGGCGGTTGCGCGATCTGGGCGAAGGGGAGAGCAAATAGCCGCATTTGCGGGGTGCACGCTGAGAATTCCTGCCCCGGCCAAACTCAATTTGTTCCTGCATGTCACCGGCCGCCGCCCGGACGGCTACCATCTGCTCCATACCCTCTTCCGCTTTATCGAGTATGGCGATGAGTTGTCCCTCACCCTGCGCCCGGATGGGCAGGTGAGCCGTGGCGAGGGGCCTCGAGAGGTGGCGCCGGAACAAGATCTCAGTGTGCGGGCTGCCCGGTTGTTGCAGGCCGAAACCGGCTGCAAACTCGGGGTGGATCTGCGAATCGTCAAACGCATTCCCATGGGCGGCGGGTTGGGAGGAGGGAGTTCGGATGCCGCTAGTGTGCTAGTGGGATTGAACAGGCTCTGGGGGCTTGGGCTTTCCCGGCCAGCGCTCATGGTCTTGGGCGCTAAACTGGGCGCGGATGTTCCGGTTTTCGTGTTTGGGCGAAGCGCTTTTGCGCAAGGGGTCGGCGATGAGTTATCCGCTATTCGCATCGCGCCCGCCTGGTACGTGGTGCTAACTCCAAGCATCCATGTGGCCACGACAGCGGTTTTCGCTGAGCCGAAATTGACACGAAATTCGAATCCCCTCAGAATACCCGCCTTTTTTGCAGGGCAAGGACGTAACGACCTTGAGGCCGTCGTCCGGGAGCGCCACGTGGAAGTAGACCGGTGCCTGCGCTGGTTGGCCGAACAAGGGCCTGCAACCATGAGCGGTTCCGGGGCCTGTGTGTTCCGTGCGGTGGATTCAGAGGCGCAAGCGCGGGCAATTCTCGCGAGGCTTCCAGAAAACATGGCCGGGTTCGTGGCGCGCGGGTTGGATCAACATCCCCTGTACCATTGGCTTAACCATGGGCTTGGCGCGGGGTCCGAGAAATAAAGTCTGTTGGGGAGTCGCCAAGTGGTAAGGCAGCGGATTTTGATTCCGCCATTCGTAGGTTCGATCCCTACCTCCCCAGCCAATCAACGGCAGGATTTAGGAGCTGGGGTGCATTTCCCCAGATCCTAGATCCTAGCTCCTAGCTCCTCGAATTCGATCCCATGGCCTACGATAGTTTGATGGTATTCACCGGCAACGCCAATCCGCGCTTGGCGGAAGACGTGTGCCGCCATCTCAATATTCATCTTGGGCGCGCCACGGTCGGTAAGTTCAGCGACGGCGAGGTCATGGTGGAACTCCTCGAGAATGTTCGGGGCAAGGACGTTTTCGTGTTGCAGTCCACCTGCATGCCCACCAACGACAACCTCATGGAAGTCGTGCTCATGGCCGACGCGCTCAAGCGCTCCTCGGCGGGGCGTATCACCGCGGCGGTTCCCTATTTCGGTTATTCGCGCCAGGACCGGCGGCCGCGCTCGGCGCGGGTGGCCATCAGCGCCAAGGTGGTGGCGAACATGTTTCAAGCCGTGGGTGTGGACCGCTTGCTGACGGTGGACCTGCACGCGGACCAAATCCAGGGTTTCTTCGATATTCCCGTGGACAATATCTACGCCGCGCCTATCCTGCTGGGAGATATCTGGAAGCACGGGCACCAGAATTTGGTGGTGGTGT
This window harbors:
- a CDS encoding ABC transporter ATP-binding protein; translated protein: MSESNQSEVTVSAQDLSRNYGDKRAVRDVNVELRRGEVLGLLGPNGAGKTTTMQMLTGNLAPTTGSVSICGVDLLEHPTQAKTRIGYLPESPPLYRELTVDEFLRLAARLHRVPKQQATEAVANAKRKCGLWDAGGRVIGTLSKGYQQRVGIAQAIIHSPDVVILDEPTVGLDPNQIRDIREFIRELGGKHSVILSTHILPEVEAICDRVQIMYQGTIVYNDSIEALKRSRKAQTIRLGLRHSPSMDNIKALPGVTAVEPGRDGLLRVFHADHQDPTDALVRAAVEGNWGLFHLAGEEASLEDVFAQLTQGDEPAPLAKGAA
- a CDS encoding ribose-phosphate pyrophosphokinase, with the protein product MAYDSLMVFTGNANPRLAEDVCRHLNIHLGRATVGKFSDGEVMVELLENVRGKDVFVLQSTCMPTNDNLMEVVLMADALKRSSAGRITAAVPYFGYSRQDRRPRSARVAISAKVVANMFQAVGVDRLLTVDLHADQIQGFFDIPVDNIYAAPILLGDIWKHGHQNLVVVSPDVGGVVRARALAKRLEADLAIIDKRRPRPNVATVMNIIGDVAGRTCIIMDDMVDTANTLCEGASALKEKGAEKVMAYCTHAILSGNAVQRIRGSALDEVVVTDTIPLREEARQCGRIRQLNIGELLAETMLRISNEDSVSSLFME
- a CDS encoding 4-(cytidine 5'-diphospho)-2-C-methyl-D-erythritol kinase, encoding MRIPAPAKLNLFLHVTGRRPDGYHLLHTLFRFIEYGDELSLTLRPDGQVSRGEGPREVAPEQDLSVRAARLLQAETGCKLGVDLRIVKRIPMGGGLGGGSSDAASVLVGLNRLWGLGLSRPALMVLGAKLGADVPVFVFGRSAFAQGVGDELSAIRIAPAWYVVLTPSIHVATTAVFAEPKLTRNSNPLRIPAFFAGQGRNDLEAVVRERHVEVDRCLRWLAEQGPATMSGSGACVFRAVDSEAQARAILARLPENMAGFVARGLDQHPLYHWLNHGLGAGSEK
- the lolB gene encoding outer membrane lipoprotein LolB, whose amino-acid sequence is MRSCLVGLVAALVLTGCASSAKRDLAPADPAAIESFELSGRVSVKVKAENKGYPGKIRWQHQGAMEDLWIYTPLGNLVAHLEQDENTAAITTAEGEEYRAGTLAFLARDVLGYDLPIDALQYWVRGLEWPKGRTSRVVKDDKGRLAVLAQDHWEVSYQAWGDHDGLPSKMIVENEEMKLSLVIDQWRLRDLGEGESK
- a CDS encoding tetratricopeptide repeat protein → MPMPQGSVFISVVYLLVFGGCAQSGTAVRPASNSVHLAFSDVLLSQLSDPAEDNASEGITPGGDERAQGAAEEAVPRGSLPQRALDQEILYKFLLSEIAGQRGNAQLAAQGYYDLAKSTRDPRLAKRAAEAASHAKMNALALDAALLWYDTDKGNKQAQQALANAFVSANKLQEAKPHLQQLIAKESNPVQALLQLNNLLSRHQDKNAVLTLVRDVAKSYPKAPEAHFAVAQAAVGASKFDVASAEIKEALKLKPDWEAAHLFNAQLIQQSESPAKAQEYLRGVVEQYPKAKDLRLAYARALVNGKQLPAAKAQYEKLLEELPNHADLVVTTGLISLQLNDFPSAERYLKRALDLNYKDPEAIKFYLGQTFEEQKRTGEAMKWYQSVEGGEQYVSAHTRYAFFLAKQNKLSEARQHLKQVRAEDEEQRIQLTQAEAHILREAKSFQESYDLLKKALEGKPDHLYLLYDLAMVAERLQKIDVLESSLRRVIQLKPDHAQAYNALGYTLADRNERLPEAKQYVEKALKLSPGDAFILDSLGWVHYRMGNHKEGLEYLQQAFAQRQDPEIAAHLGEVLWKNGRQADAEKIWRDSLKEHPENDVLVDTVKRFLR